DNA from Aliarcobacter skirrowii CCUG 10374:
CCATCATTTAGAGCAAAACAGGTTTATAATTGGCTTTATAAAAAATATGCAAACTCTTATGAAGATATGAAAAATCTTCCTAAAGAGTTGATTGAAGATTTAAAAACAAACTATCCAATTGATATTTTAAAAGTTATAAAAAAAGAGCAAAGTAGTGATGGAAGCATAAAATATCTTTTTAAATTAAGAGATAATCATACAATTGAAGCAGTTTTACTCTTGATGAAAGATAAAAAAATTGATGAAGATGGACAAATTGTAAGAAGTGAAAAATATACAGTTTGTATCTCTAGTCAAGTTGGATGTAAAGTTGGATGTAGTTTTTGTTTAACGGCACGTGGTGGATTTGTGCGAAATCTTACAGTTGGAGAGTATATAGCTCAAATTGTTCATATAAAAAGAGATAATGAAATAGCTGAAAACAAGGCTTTAAATATTGTTTATATGGGAATGGGTGAACCTCTTGATAATTTTGATAACTTTGTAAAAGCTGTTGAGATTTTCTCAGAACTTGATGGTTTAGCAATAAGTAGAAGAAGACAAACGGTTTCAACTTCAGGAATTGCAAGCAAGATTAAAAAATTAGGTGAAAAAGATTTACAAATACAACTTGCTATTTCACTTCATGCTGTTGATGATGAGTTAAGAAGTGAGCTTATTCCTATGAATAAAGCTTATAATATTGCATCTATTATTGAAGCTGTAAAAGAGTTTCCAGTTGATACAAGAAAAAAAGTTATGTTTGAATATTTGGTTATAAAAGATAAAAATGATAGTTTAGATGCTGCAAAAAAACTTGTAAAACTACTAGATGGAATTCAAGCAAAAGTAAATCTAATATATTTTAATCCATATGCTGGAACTTCATATCAAAGACCTCTTGAAACTGATATGATGAGATTTAAAGATTTTTTAAATAGCAAAGGTGTTATTTGTACAATTAGAGAGTCAAAAGGTTTAGACATAAGTGCAGCTTGTGGACAATTAAGAGAGAAAGATATTAAAAAGGATGAAAATGGCAATTCTTGAGATAGGTTTATTAATTTTTATAATAGTAGTAGTAGTTTCAAGTGGAATTGGATTTTATATACATAATAAAAAAAATGAAAAAGATGAGGAGAATTAATATGACAGTTACAAGATTTGCACCAAGTCCAACAGGATATTTACATATTGGTGGATTAAGAACAGCTTTATATAGTTATTTATGGGCAAGAAAAAATGGTGGAACTTTTAGACTTAGAATTGAAGATACAGATTTAGCAAGAAATAGTGAAGAGGCATTGGGTGCTATTATAGAAGCTTTTAATTGGGTTGGTTTATCTTATGATGGAGAGGTTGAGTATCAATCAAAAAGAACAGAGATTTATAAAGAGTATATAAACAGACTACTTGAAAATGGAAATGCTTATAAATGTTATATGAGCAAAGAAGAACTTGATAGCTTAAGAGCAAAACAAGAAGCTGCAAAACAAACTCCAAGATATGATGAGACATGGAGACCTGAAGATGGAAAAGTTTTACCACAAATTCCAGAGGGAATTGAGCCAGTTATTAGAATCAAAGCTCCAAAAACAGGAGAGATTAGATTTGTTGATGGTGTAAAAGGTGATATGAAGTTTGATGCCTCGTTTGTTGATGACTTTGTAATTGCAAGATCAAATGGAATGCCTACATATAACTTTGTTGTAACTATTGATGATATGTTAATGGAGATGACAGATGTAATTAGAGGCGATGATCATCTATCAAATACTCCAAAACAGATTGTTATTTATAATGCTTTAGGTGTAAAACATCCAAACTTTTATCATGTACCTATGATAAATAATCCAGAAGGTAAAAAGCTCTCAAAAAGAGATGGTGCTATGGATGTTATGGAGTATAAAAGACTAGGATATTTACCAGAAGCTTTATTAAACTTCTTAGTAAGACTTGGTTGGTCAAATAAAGATCAAGAGATATTTAGCATGAAAGAGATGCTAGAACTATTTGATCCAAAAAATATAAATAAATCAGCATCAGCATATAATGCTGAAAAACTTTTATGGTTAAATAGTGAGTATATAAAAACTGTTTCAAATGATAGATTAGTTGAAGAGTTGAAATTTTTTGATTTAGATTTAACTAATTATTCTAAAAAAGATGAGATTTTAAACCTTGCAAAACAAAGAGCAAACACACTATTGGAACTAAAAAAATCAATTTTAGATATTAAAGATGAGCCTACTTTATATGAAGAGGCTGGAGTTAAAAAATTTATCAAAGATGATACAAGTGAAGTTTTAAAAGAGTATTTAGAACTTTTAGAAAAAAATCTAAACTCTTTTGATAGTGTTGAAAAATTAGAAGCAATTACAAAACCTTTTATAGAAGAAAAAAGTCTTAAATTTCCACAAATTTTTCAACCAATAAGATTGGCTTTGACAGGTACTACACAAGCACCTTCTGTATATGATATAATTTTTGTTTTAGGCTTTGAAGAGGTGAAAATAAGAATTTTAAAAGCTTTGGAAAAAAATTTTAAAAACTCTTGATTTAGAAAAAATATTAAGGCATAATAACTAACTTTTTCAAAGGATTAAAAATATGAACATTTACGTAGGTAATTTATCGTACAGAATGAACGATAAAGATTTAGAAGCAACATTTGCTAAGTTTGGTGCAGTTAAAAGTGCAAAAATTATTATGGATAAAGAGACAGGAAGATCGAAAGGTTTTGCATTTGTTGAAATGGAAGATTCTGCTGCTGGTAATGCTGCTATTGAAGCATTAAATGGTAAAGAAGCAGAAGGAAGAACTCTAAGAGTTAATGAGGCAAAACCTAGAGAGGATAAGCCAAGAGATAGTAGACCAAGAAGAAGCTTCTAATCCTACTTTTTTAATGGGGCTATGCCCCATCTTTACAAAAATATGAAAATATTACTTTTAGAAGATGATTTAATCTTAAATGAAATTCTTGAAGAACACTTAATAAAACAAGAACATCAAATCACTACAACTTTTTCTTCAAATGAAGCTGTAAAAGAGCTATATTCACAAACTTTTGATTTACTTTTATTAGATGTAAATGTGCCAGATTTAAATGGTTTTGAACTATTAAAAGAGCTAAGAGATAATAATATTTTAACTCCAACAATATTTATAACATCTTTAAATATGGTCGAAGATATGCAAAAAGGGTTTGATAGTGGATGTGATGACTATATTAGAAAACCTTTTGAGCTAAAAGAGCTTGATATTAGAATAAATAATATAAAAAGGCTTTTTAATATAGATATAAAAATTATAAAAATCGATGAAAATAGTTATTTAGATTTACAAAATTTGGAGATAAATTTAAATAAAAAAAGTTTTGTAATATCAAAAAAAGAGTCTGAAATTCTTGCATATTTATTAAATAATCCAAAAAAAACTATCAGTATTGAAGAGATTATAAATAATATTTGGTCATATGAAGATAGTGTAGAAAGCTCTACAATTAGAACTTATATAAAAAATCTGCGAAAAATATTGGGAGAAGATAAAATATTAAATATAAGAGGAGTTGGATATAGATTTAACTTCTAGTGAAAAAAAAAGTTTTTTTAGCTTTTTAGCTCTTTATTTAGGATCCTCTTTTATATTAATGTTAATTGCTCTATTTTTCTATTATCAAAATGAGAAAACACTTTATTTGGATTTAGTAAAATCAAATATGCAAAATATAGTATCTAAAGTTTCAAATAAAATAATAATGTCACATATGTTGGATGTTGAATTTGATAAAAATATATATTTGAATAATCAAGATTATAAAATCTCTTTTTATGATAAAGATAAAAATTTATTATTTGGAAATTTAAACGAAAAGTTAAATTTTGAACAAAATTTTTATAATGATGAAGAGAAATTAATTATTGTTGATAGTTCAACTGTAGGACATTTAGGAATTTGGTATATAGCTTTAAAAGACAATAGCTTAAAAGAGAAAATATCAAATTTAAAATTAAATATTTTTCTTATTTTTTTAATATTTTATACAATAATTGCTATTGTTAGCTGGTCTTTAGCAAAACTATTTCTAAAACCAATAAAAAATGAGAGAGAAAGATTAAATAACTTTATAAAAGATACTACTCATGAGTTAAATACTCCAATAAGTGCAATAATTATGTCTTGTGAAGATGATAATTTGACTAAAAAGCAAATAGATAGAATAAAATTTAGTGCAAAAAGAGTTAGTGAGATTTATAAAGATTTGACGTATATATTTTTAGGAAATATTGAAAAAAAAAGTTTAAATAAAATAGATTTATCAAAAGTTATTAAAGAAGAGATTATAAATTTTGAGCCAATGATTGCTAGAAAAAGATTAAAAATCAACCTTAATATAGAAGAGTTCTTTTATGAGATAAATAAAGATGATTTTATAAGACTTTTTAATAATCTATTCTCAAATGCTATAAAATATAATAAAACTGATGGAAATATAGATATTATCCTGCAAAATAGCGAGTTAATAATAAAAGATAGTGGTATTGGAATATCAAAAGATAAAATAAAAGATATTTTCAACAGATATTATAGAGCAACAAATCAAAGTGGAGGCTTTGGTTTAGGACTTAATATTGTAAATATGATTTGCAAAACTTACAATATCAAAATAGATGTTCAATCTTCTGAAAATATAGGCTCAACTTTTACTTTAAAACTCTAAAAATATAAATCTACACACAAACTACACAAAGCTTTTGGTAAATTTTCATAAATCAAAATAAAGGATTAATGAAAATGAAAAAAGTATTAAAAGCTTTTGTAGTTATGTTTCTAATGGCTACGGTGTTAAATGCAAACTCACTAAAAGAGAGTTTAAATGTTGATGGATACAATCTTGAACTTACAAGCAAAAGAGATTTAAGTGCCGGAAGTAATGAGTTTTTTGTAAAAATTACAAAAGATGGAAAAGAAGTAAATGATGCAAAAATAAAAGCTAAGTTTTTTATGCCAGAGATGCCAGGAATGCCATATATGGAGCATGAAGGTGAAGGAAAATTTGAAAATGGCATTTATAGTTTTATAATTAATTTCTGTATGGATGGAACTTGGCAATATAATATCAGATTTAAAACAGCTGATGATAAAGTTCACTCTGTAAAAAGTAGCGTGAGCTTCTAAAATGAAAAAAGTAGTTTTTACTTCACTAATTCTCGCAATTTATTCATTTGGAACTTCGATTGAAGATATAGTACAAAAGAGTTTACAAAATAATTTTGATATAAAAAGTCTTGAAAACTCTATTGAAATTGCTAATTTTCAAATAAAACAGGCTAAAAATTGGGAAAATCCAATGATAAGCTTTAAAGTAAATGATATTATGCTGAATAAAAACTATTTAAATAAGCAAAAAGAGTATGGAATTGAGTTATCTCAAGCCATACCTATTGGTAAAAAACTTGAACTGGAAGAGAGTATTGCAAAAAAAGATAAATTATTAAAAGAACAAACGCTACAGGATATAAAGCTAGAATTTGAATCAAAAATTTATCTATATTCATACACTATTTTAATTTTAGAAAATAGATTAAAACTACTAAATGAATATCAAAAAAATTTAAATCGCCTAGAAGAGCTTTATACAAAACTATATTCATATGATAAAGTATCTTTAAATGAGATATTAAATACACAAATTTCAAAATATGATTTACAAATGAAAATAAATGAACTTCAAATAGCAAAAGATAATTTATATCTAAGTTTAGAGCAAATAAGTTATGAGAAGATTGATAAAATTGATGATAGCTTAGTATTAAAAGATATAAACAGACAACAAATTGAAGAACAATTAATATTTCATCCAAAGATACAAACACTTCGAACAACAAGCCAAAAGTATAAAGATACTGCACAACTTGAAGACGCAAAAAAGTTTTCAAGTATAACTTTAGCTTTAGAATATATGCAAAATAAAGAGCAAGATTATGCAAATATTACAATGTCTATGCCTCTACCAATTTATAATACAGAAAATATTAATAAATTAAAAGCAAATTTAAATACAAATGAAACTAATAATAAACTAGATAGTCAAATTCATAATTTAAGATTACAAACAAAAATATATCTAAATAATTTAGAGCAATATAAAACAAATTATAAAATCCTTCAAGAAAAGATTGTACCTATAAAACAAAAAATACAAAAGGTTTTAGAAGAGTTTGTAGGATTTGATAAAGAGAGTTTAAAAGAGAATCTAAATAGTTTAAATGAATTGATTGATTATGAAATGAAAGCAAGTGAACAACTTGAAAAATATTTTGAAAACTACAGTGAACTTATATATTACTCAAATAAAGGTGTAAAATGAAAAAAATATTCTTATCGCTAATACTTATAGCTATAGCTCTTAATTCCAATCCAATAGATGCTAAACAACTATTTAATATTGAAAAAGTTAAAGTAAAAAAAGAGAATTTTAAAGAATCAAAAGAGTTTTATGGAATTACAAAACTAAATGAGAGTAAAACGATAGATATTGTAAGCAGATTTGATGGATATATTACACATTTAAGTGCAAATAAAAATTATATGAATATTAAAAAAGGTGAAAGTTTATATACAATTTATTCAAGCGATATTGCATCAATAAAAGTTGAGATTGAAATAGCAAAAGATTTAAATAAAAATTTATATGATAAAGCAAATAGTAAATTAGAAAACTTTGATATAAAAAATGCTAAGTTTTTAAATAATGAAGTAGTTGTAAGTTCACCAATATCAGGAATAATCACACAAAAAAATGTAAATAATAAATCTTATGTAGAAAAAGGAAAAACTCTTTTTCAAATTTCATCACTTGAAGATATTTGGTTTATAGCTTCTATATATCAAGAGGATTTGAGTTTTATAAAAGCAAATATGAATTCTGTAATTAAACTTGATGGAGTAGAGAATCCAATTTTAGCAAAAGTTGATTTTATATATCCCGTTTTTAATGAAGAGAAAAAAACAGTAGATATTAGATTTGTTATAGAAAATTCACAAAATAAGATTTTGCCTTCAATGTTTGGGAAAGTAAAAATAGAAAAAGAGAGTAAAGAGATTTTAGTTTTACCAAAAAGTGCAGTTATAAAAAAATCAGACTCTTATTATGTTTTTATTCCAAAAGAAAATGGAGAATTTACACCTAAAAAAATAGAGGCAAAAAGAGTAAGTGGTGATAAATATGAAATTTTAAGTGGTTTAACTCTTGATGAGGAAGTTATAAATAATGCCCTATTCTTATATGATGCTGATGCTATGACAAATAGACTTTATGATGAAACTTCTGATGAGGAGTGGTAAAAATGGTTGAAAGAATAATAGACCTAAGTGTAAAAAACCGTTTTATTGTAATTTTTATTACTCTACTATTAGCTTTTGGCTCAATATATGCTATAGAAAATACAAGTTTAGACGCTATTCCTGATTTATCTGCAAATCAAGTAATCATTGAAGTTGAATGGAGCAATCAAAGTGCAAAAACTATTGAGGAGCAAATCTCTTATCCACTAATTTCAAATCTTATGAGTCTTCCTAAAATAGAGACAATAAGAGCTATGAGCAGTTTTTCAACTTCTATGATATATGTAATTTTTAAAGATGGAGTTGATTTATACGATGCTAGAAGTAGAATTTTAGAACAACTATCAACTTTGCAAGGAACATTCCCCTCTTTAGCAAAAGTAAAATTAGGTCCTGATGCTTCAGGTGTTGGTTGGGCTTATGAATATGCATTAAAATCAAAAAATAGAAGCCTTGATGAGCTTAGAACTTTGCAAGACTATTTTTATAAATTTGCACTTTTAGGAGTTGATGGAGTTAGTGAGGTAGCATCAGTTGGTGGATTTGTACGAAACTATGAAATTACTCTAAATCAAGATAGATTAATTCAATATGATTTAGATATAGAAGAGATTAAAGAGGCAATTGTTAAAAATAACAATGATAGTGGAGCAAGAGTAATACTTGAAAATGGTTATGAACAAATTATTAGTGCAAGAGCATATTTAAAATCAAAAAAAGATATTGAAAATATAACTATAAAGACTCAAAATAATATCCCTTTGAAAATAAAAGATATAGCAGAAGTTAATCTTACTTCAAATGATAGAAGAGGTATTGCTGAGTTAAATGGTGAAGGTGAAGTTGTTGGAGGAATTGTAGTAACTAGATATGGTGTTGATGTTCATAGTGTAATTAAAAATGTAAAAGCTAAATTAAATTCACTTAATGTTGATGATGTTGAAATAGTTGAGGTTTATGATAGAACCTCTTTAATTGATGCTGCAATTGACACTTTAAAAAGAACTTTGATTGAGGAGTCTATTATTGTTATGTTAATAGTTGCAATATTTTTATTCCATTTTAGAAGTGCTTTAATTATAATTATTACCCTTCCTTTAACTGTGATGATTAGTTTTTTACTTATGAAGATCTTTAATATTGGCTCAAATATTATGAGTTTAGGTGGAATTGCAATTGCAATTGGAGCAATGGTTGATGCAACAATTGTAATGGTTGAAAATGCTCATAAACATCTTCAAGGAAAAGAAAATATAACAAAAGAGGAGAGGATAGAGATAATATTATCTTCTGCAAAACAAGTTGGACGACCTATTTTCTTTGCCCTACTTTTGGTTGTAGTATCATTTTTACCTATATTTGCACTAAGTGGACAAGAAGGAAAACTATTTTCACCACTTGCATTTACAAAAACATTTGCAATGCTTTGTGGAGCAATACTTTCAATTACCCTAGTTCCTATTTTGATGATATATTTTATAAAAGGTAAAATCATTCAAGAGGATAAAAATATCTTAAATAGTTTTTTTATAAAAATTTATTCACCAATATTACGATTGAGTTTAAAATTAAAATACTTTGTGGTTACTATATTTTTTATAATTATAATTTCTGCCTTATATACATATTCAAAACAAAAATGGGAATTTATGCCCACACTAAATGAAGCAACATTTATGTATATGCCTGTAACTCCTTATGGAATTGGAGCTGATTTAGCAAAGCAGTTGGCACAAAAAACCAATATGGTTATAAAATCTTTTCCAGAAGTGCAAAATACTTTTGCAAAAGCTGGACGAGCAGCAACAGCAACTGATCCAGCACCACTTGCAATGATTGAAACAATTATTACTTTTAAACCACAATCACAGTGGAGAGAAGGAATGACTTATAAAAAATTAATTGATGAGATGGATAAAAAACTTCAAATTCCAGGTCTTATAAATACATGGACATATCCAATTAAAGGTAGAATTGATATGTTACTTACAGGAATTCGAACACCTTTGGGAATAAAACTTTATGGTAAAGATTTAGAAATTTTACAAGAAGAGAGCTCAAAAATAGAGAACATATTAAAAAAATATGAAGGCTCTATGAGTGTTAGCGCAGATAAGATAAATCAAGGATATTATTTAAATATAAAAATAGATGATGAAGCAATAAGTAGATATAACATAAGCAAAAATACTATTTTAGAAACTTTAAGTATAGGAGTTGGAGCTGTTCAATTAACTCTCTTTTTAGATAATTTAGAGAGATATCCAATAAGCTTAAGGTATGAATCAAATCAGAGAGAAGATATAAAAGCATTAGAAAATCTACAAATAAAAACTAATTTAGGATTTAAACCACTTAAAACATTTGCCACTTTGTCTTATGAAGAGAGTCCTTCAATAATTCAATCGGAAAAAGCACTTAAAGTTGCTTATGTTTATATTAGCCCAAAAAGTGATTTTTCTATACAACAATATAAAGATGATGCAAATAAACTTTTAAAAGATTTAAAACTTCCAGATGGTTACTATTTTGAGTGGTCAGGACAAAGTGAGTTTTTACAACAAGCAATGTCAAAATTAAGTTTTATTATTCCAATAGTTTTAATGTTTATATTCATTTTGATTTATTTAGCACTAAAGAATTTAAAATATACATTGATAATATTTTGTACACTTCCTTTTGCTTTAAGTGGTGGAGTATTTTATATAGAATATTTAGGATTTAATATCTCTATTGCTGTTATTGTTGGATTTATGGCACTTTTAGGAGTTGCTGCTGAAACTTCTATAGTTATGATGTTATATTTGGATGAAGCATATAAAAATATTAAAGAAAAAACAGATATTGCACTAAAAAATGCAATATATCATGGAGCTGTTTTAAGACTTCGACCAAAGCTGATGACACTTTTTGCAATACTTGGAGGACTTATTCCTATTATGTATATAAACTCTATTGGAAGTGAAGTTATGCAAAGAGTTGCAGCTCCTATGATTGGTGGAATAATTAGTTCAGCTTTTTTAACACTTTTTGTTATTCCATCAATTTTTTATATTGTAATGAGAAATAGATAATATGATTAATCTAATATTAACTATAAATATATAAGATTTAATTTATTTAAATATAAGGAGCAAAAATGAATTTATTAACAAAAATAACAGGTAGTTTAGTATTAGCAACTGCTTTATTGGGAGCTGCAGAGTATAAAGTAGATAATGCACACTCAAATGTAGGATTTACAGTAAAACATATGATGATTACAAATGTTCATGGTAATTTCAAAACTTATGATGCAATAATGGATTTTGATGAGAAAAATAGAACTTTTAAAAATTTGAAAGCTACTATTGATACAACATCAATTTATACTGGGATTGAAAAAAGAGATGATCATTTAAGAAGTGATGATTTCTTTGCTAGTGATAAATTTCCTAAAATGACATTTGAGATGACATCATATAAAGCAGATGGTGATGATGGAAAAATGACTGGAAATCTAACTATTAGAGGAGTTACAAAGAAAGTAACTTTAGAGGTTGAAGATATAGCTATTTTAGGAGATAAAATTGGTTTTTCTATGGAAGGAAAAATAAATAGAACTGATTTTGGTCTAAAATGGAACAAGGCTATTGAACTTGGTGGTGTTGCAGTTGCTGAAGAGGTAAAAATTAAAGTTGATGTAGAGGCTCAAAGAAAGTAGCTTTTGTAAGAGTTAAGATTTTTAATCTTAACTCTTTTTTATGTAATTAATCCTCTATTCTTATCATAGCTGGTTTTGTTAAAACCACTTTTGAGTGTTCAAGTTCATCAATAGCTTTTTTAATATCTTTTTCTACACAAGTGTGAGTTGTTAGAAGTAGATTCGCTTTTTCACGCTTAAGAGATTTTTGCATCATATTCTCTATAGATATATCATTATCACCAAATATTTTTGCAACTTTTGCCAAAGTTCCACTTTTATCAGCTACTTCAAGTCTTAAGTAATATTTTGTTTTAATATCATCTTTTGCCATTAAAGTTGGTTGAGTTCCTACTTGTTTTTCAAAACCAAGCATAGGAGAGCCTTTCCCTCGTCTAGCAATATCAATTATATTTGCAATAACAGCACTAGCAGTTGCATCACCACCAGCTCCTGCTCCATAATACATAGTCTCCCCTACTTTATCTCCAACAACAGAAACACCATTCATAACACCATCAACTTTTGCAATCATCTTATCAAGAGGAACTAAAACAGGATGAACTCTTAACTCTATTTCATTTCCTACTTTTTTTGCAATTCCAAGCAGTTTTATATTGTATTCAAACTCTTTTGCAAACTCTATATCAATTTTAGAGATATTTTGAATACCTTCAATTAAAATCTCCTCAGGTTTTACATCAATTCCATAAGCAATTGAACCCAAAATTAAAAGTTTATGAGCTGTATCAAATCCACCTACATCAAAAGTAGGATCTGCTTCTGCATAACCTAGCTCTTGAGCCTCTTTTAAAATTTGGTCATAACTAGCACCCTCGTTTATCATTTTTGTAAGCATAAAGTTACAAGTTCCATTCATAATCCCTTGAATAGATTTGATATTATTTGCACTTAAACCATCTCTTAAAGCATTTATTATTGGAATTCCACCAGCAACAGCTGCTTCAAACTCAAATGGCGTATCACTTGCAAGCTCTTGTAACTCATATCTATGATAAGCAAGAAGTGCTTTATTTGCTGTAACTACCGCTTTACCATTTTCTAAAGCTCTTTTTACAATCTCATAAGGTTTTTCAATTCCACCCATAAGCTCAACTACAATATCAATGCTATCATCTTCTAAAACTTCATTTATATCTGTAGTTAATTTAATACTAACATCTCTTTTTTTATCTAAATTTGAAACTACTCCAATGTGTGGAACAATCTCAACTCCAGCTCGTGCTGTTATAATATTTTTATTATCTATTAAAATATTTGCAACACTTGTTCCAACTGTTCCAACACCAATAATTCCAACTTTAAGCATTTACCTATCCTTTTGACTAGTTCCTATTTTAAAGGAACCTAATATTCTAATAATTTTTTACTCTAATGTTTTTAAATATCTTTTTATATTTTTTGCAGCTTGTCTAAT
Protein-coding regions in this window:
- a CDS encoding efflux RND transporter permease subunit, whose translation is MVERIIDLSVKNRFIVIFITLLLAFGSIYAIENTSLDAIPDLSANQVIIEVEWSNQSAKTIEEQISYPLISNLMSLPKIETIRAMSSFSTSMIYVIFKDGVDLYDARSRILEQLSTLQGTFPSLAKVKLGPDASGVGWAYEYALKSKNRSLDELRTLQDYFYKFALLGVDGVSEVASVGGFVRNYEITLNQDRLIQYDLDIEEIKEAIVKNNNDSGARVILENGYEQIISARAYLKSKKDIENITIKTQNNIPLKIKDIAEVNLTSNDRRGIAELNGEGEVVGGIVVTRYGVDVHSVIKNVKAKLNSLNVDDVEIVEVYDRTSLIDAAIDTLKRTLIEESIIVMLIVAIFLFHFRSALIIIITLPLTVMISFLLMKIFNIGSNIMSLGGIAIAIGAMVDATIVMVENAHKHLQGKENITKEERIEIILSSAKQVGRPIFFALLLVVVSFLPIFALSGQEGKLFSPLAFTKTFAMLCGAILSITLVPILMIYFIKGKIIQEDKNILNSFFIKIYSPILRLSLKLKYFVVTIFFIIIISALYTYSKQKWEFMPTLNEATFMYMPVTPYGIGADLAKQLAQKTNMVIKSFPEVQNTFAKAGRAATATDPAPLAMIETIITFKPQSQWREGMTYKKLIDEMDKKLQIPGLINTWTYPIKGRIDMLLTGIRTPLGIKLYGKDLEILQEESSKIENILKKYEGSMSVSADKINQGYYLNIKIDDEAISRYNISKNTILETLSIGVGAVQLTLFLDNLERYPISLRYESNQREDIKALENLQIKTNLGFKPLKTFATLSYEESPSIIQSEKALKVAYVYISPKSDFSIQQYKDDANKLLKDLKLPDGYYFEWSGQSEFLQQAMSKLSFIIPIVLMFIFILIYLALKNLKYTLIIFCTLPFALSGGVFYIEYLGFNISIAVIVGFMALLGVAAETSIVMMLYLDEAYKNIKEKTDIALKNAIYHGAVLRLRPKLMTLFAILGGLIPIMYINSIGSEVMQRVAAPMIGGIISSAFLTLFVIPSIFYIVMRNR
- a CDS encoding YceI family protein, translating into MNLLTKITGSLVLATALLGAAEYKVDNAHSNVGFTVKHMMITNVHGNFKTYDAIMDFDEKNRTFKNLKATIDTTSIYTGIEKRDDHLRSDDFFASDKFPKMTFEMTSYKADGDDGKMTGNLTIRGVTKKVTLEVEDIAILGDKIGFSMEGKINRTDFGLKWNKAIELGGVAVAEEVKIKVDVEAQRK
- a CDS encoding homoserine dehydrogenase, whose product is MLKVGIIGVGTVGTSVANILIDNKNIITARAGVEIVPHIGVVSNLDKKRDVSIKLTTDINEVLEDDSIDIVVELMGGIEKPYEIVKRALENGKAVVTANKALLAYHRYELQELASDTPFEFEAAVAGGIPIINALRDGLSANNIKSIQGIMNGTCNFMLTKMINEGASYDQILKEAQELGYAEADPTFDVGGFDTAHKLLILGSIAYGIDVKPEEILIEGIQNISKIDIEFAKEFEYNIKLLGIAKKVGNEIELRVHPVLVPLDKMIAKVDGVMNGVSVVGDKVGETMYYGAGAGGDATASAVIANIIDIARRGKGSPMLGFEKQVGTQPTLMAKDDIKTKYYLRLEVADKSGTLAKVAKIFGDNDISIENMMQKSLKREKANLLLTTHTCVEKDIKKAIDELEHSKVVLTKPAMIRIED